A stretch of DNA from Tribolium castaneum strain GA2 chromosome 7, icTriCast1.1, whole genome shotgun sequence:
TTGACGTTTATCAATACaaaaaatggcaacttaattcgaatgaGCTTTatcctgaattaaattttaattcattgttaagTTAATTCGCGACTAAAAAATGAATCAGATGGCTTCAATTTGAtaacgtgatcagttaatcagatgtttgattgtaattaattaatttataatttatttgcaCTATTCTCAAATATGCCTTTAGAggcaatcaaatttaaaattcaaaattaattttgtttcacaATGCGAATTAAATGGCAATTgaaattggaattaaaaaTAGCGGTGACTTCAATTACTAAAATCATTATAAAgtcaaatcaaattttaagcagttgaaaagtaaaattatttcgtgtttGGAAGTTCACGACGAAATGATTTATTGCCACAGATGGTTGCGGTCTAAGTACCTACCGATCCCTCAGCCGGGGTTTATTggcatgacattttcaaatcacCGTGCTGTACGTCAtgccttttgccgcattattttcttatttctgtcagttttttgctccgctttacgtttatacgtccatgtgttctctcaatctcttatttttgctcacgttttgtttccttaccttttctacacttttttttcatagaaaaattgttgccgtgatccgggttcgaacccgcgacctccaccgtcgtaagtggcgcttataccactgggccaccgggccccaggtactgaccgtgttttgtagatattttaacacaaactttttaaataaatcaacattacaaactatataattgcaataattcacgtaaaacgcaaatacattcagttcaaaagtcggcgaattagctttgagaaaacattttcttccactttttttcaatttaattttcaaatttttcaccagattttaTCTGGATACCGggtgtttttacctttttttgtgactttccgtatttttcaaaacgctgcgaatacggttaaagatacaagaaaaatgtttagaacaaatttgtagagaattaaatttcctgaaaaaaagtcagcgagaccatatctttatcttcaacggtttaggccctaaaaaCGTTCAAAGATGCTTAAGCGACTGATTTTGCTGGTGGTCAAGTATGGAAAAGTGAATTTATACCCAAACCggtgaagatagaaatatggtgtcacggacttttttgtagcaaatttaattctctacaactttgttccttacacttttgttgtatcttcaaccgtattcgcagcgttttaataaataggcgacggtgcccaaaaaattatcgcttagaattattgcgttttttttggcaaacgcagcgaatacggttgaagatacaaaaaagtgaaagaggcgaggttgtagagaattaaattctctacaaaaaagtccgcgacacgatatgtctatcttcaacggtttaggtataaattaattttccaatacttgaccaccggcaaaatggaGGAAATCCGAcacttgagcgtctttgaatgactttggggcctaaatggttgaagataaggatatggtctcgcggacttttttaaaggaaatttaattctctacaactttcctctgaacatttttcttgtatctgtaaccgtattcgcagcgttttgaaaaatatggggcagagtgcaaattggtaaaactttgaaatttttttaaatatagtttaagatataatttttgcactattttCATCTCcgattattgagaatttgatgctctatctgcctgtattttttttattcaacttgtgctaaccgttatttaattacaacaatttttataaattgattgctctgaaaacagacggtaatggaacaagtgcgcctctggcgacattaacggaactatagAGGACGGGactttttatttgtacgtcgtttcatcCTTagttttagatatccgtaggcTGGCCTTAAATTTCGCAATCATTACTacaagctgtttcaaaacgttgcattttctttatatttatttatttatttatttgtaaaaaatctagTTGTTTAAATGCTCGTTCTCGATAACAATGCTTGACCTTAtagcatttttcttaaaattttaaataactaataataataataacgcgacaaaataaatacgaaacaattgtaaacaaataattcaataattgaattaattgaataattaaacTGTGATCATGATCATAATTCAGCGTAAGATTGTTTTCGTAATTTGAGATAAGAGCACGATTGTCCTTATCAGCGtgtgaaaagcaaaaaaatattgctacTTGTACATTTGTGACTAAACTTgacaaataaaaaccaatcAGACTAACCTTATCTACCCTATCGGCCTGTATCCCGAACTTGCCCCCAAAGCCCGCACTGTAGTCCTTCTGTGAGGCATGTTTCTCGACTTTCGCGACATACTCATGCCCCACGGCCGACTGATCCATCCTGTCTTTCTCAATCCCGAACTTGCCCCCGTACCCAAAAGCGGGATTACTGGCCCCTTCCTCCAACTGTTTCTTCTTCTTCAGCGCGTCCGCCTCCTCCGTCTCCTTCCTCAACTGACTCATACTAAGGCAAACACATGAGACAAGCGAACCAAAACCAAAAACCCCATTACTCTATAGCCCCAGCTGTCCTCCCAGACCCCGCAATGGTGGCAGAGCCCCATCGCTGCTCCTGCTCATTCACGTCATTGACGAAATCCGGGTCTGTCTCCCACTCGTCATCCTCGGTGGGCTGgtcgtttaaattaatttgctgACCTGCCGCCGCTTTCCACATTTTTTAGgttaagttttcaaaaaaaacaccaattagGCAACACAAACGGAACGAAAAAACTAAGTAATTAGAATTGTGGCAATTTTGTGATAACTGTTATCAACAAAGGCAACACCCGGCCCCCAGTGACACAGACAACTTCGGGACGTTTAACCGAAATTTACGACACTTTCAAACTACCAAactaattttatcaattaatcAATAATTATATAGGCACTGGAACCACTTCATTTCCCTAAAAAATGTATCATTCGGTTGTTTGTAACAGTACACaacaatttgctttttttcaatgaTAATAATTCAAACGGTTGGTTAAAAAATCGGGTCAATTGACCTACTCCACTTGTCAAAACGTAAGTAACCTCCAAAAACGTGCGTTTGATTTAAATGTTCCACAAAACCGTCCCCTCTAAACGCCTGCGATTCCCACAACTGGTGCTACTTTCGCGTAATTAGGGCCACAATCCCTTCGTTAAATCCACTTTAATCGACTTTCGTGGCTCCAAAAGCATGACAACTGTCCCTAACCTCAAACCACCAGCTCAAGTAGCTGGGTTAACAACTTTGGACAAGAATTTGTTCAAGAAAAACATAACCGTCCCGTGTCTCATCCTTAAGAACGTGAAAATCTCATCAGTCTTGCCATTCGTGAAAAAttacttgttaaaaattgagaattttAAGCCGGTTTGTAACGTAACCACGGGGGAATCCCACGTTTACTTCAACCCGGAAATAATAGGGGCTTTTAGTGACTTGCCGCCAGAAACGCAAAAATTGCTAAACGACCTGTGCGTGCAACTCGAATTAAAGCCGTTGACTTTAAACTACGAGAATTTTTCGATTGAGGGCGTTTTTCGCGCCGTGCTTCCCCCGAATGTCGAGGGGATGTCGAGTTTTACTAAAGTGGGGCACATTGTGCACGTTAACCTGCGCGAACACCTCGTTCCGTTTAAAGACATAATTGGGCAAGTGTTGTTTGATAAAGTGCCCAATTGTCGGACTGTGGTCAATAAAGTGGGGAGTATTGATAACACGTATCGGAATTTCCAGATGGAGGTTTTAAGGGGCGAAAACGACACGCAAACGCACGTTAGGGAAAATAAATGTGTGTTTGAGTTTGATTTTGCGAAAGTGTACTGGAATTCTAGACTCTGCACTGAACACGAAAGAATTGTCAATATGATAGAGAGTGGTGATGTTGTGTTTGATGTTTTCGCGGGGGTTGGGCCGTTTTCCGTGCCTTTGGCTAGGAAAAAGTGCCAGGTTTTTGCCAATGATCTCAATCCCGAGTCCTTTAAATGGCTAAATcacaactttaaaataaacaaagttgGGGAAAATTACTTTAAGAGTTATAATAAGGACGGGCGGGAGTTTATCTTGGGCGAGGTTAAGGAGTTGTTGCCGAAATTTTCGgccaaaaatgtttttattctgATGAATCTTCCGGCACTGGCcgttgattttttaacaacttttgttgatttattctCAAATGATGAGTTACCAGAATTTGGGAAACACCCAGTTGTCGTAGTTTATTGCTTTGCCAAAGGCGAGGATTTCATAAACATtgccaaaaaatcactttgTGAAAAAATCGGTCGGaatgttgaagaaaaaattaccGATGTGTTTCGTGTGCGCACCGTCAGCTCGCTCAAAGAAATGATGAGGATCACGTTCAAGTTAGACCGcgaaattttggtcaaaaattacgtacggaaacgaaaaaattccTGCGTTGGCGTTGAATCCAAAAAACGTAATACAAACAattgaatgattttttattaattgttttttctagTCTGTGATGGGGAAAAACAAGAAGAAGCTCAATAGTGTGTTCAAGGTCGCCGGGGCCAAAAGCTTGAAGCTCAAGGCCAAGGCGAAAGCTGTCAAAAGTGAGCTCAAACAGGTgggtgaaaaattatttttgtgagGAAATAGAAAGAGGGTTGTTTCcagattaataataaaaataaggcCAAGATAACGGAAATTGATAAGGAACTCGTCAACTTGCAGGAAAAAGTCCGAAATTCGACCGGTGACCAGAagaaagaaactaaaaataaaaccaaattacCGTCACGTCAGAATGTGACGAAGGAGGTTGGTGAAAAGTCGCAAGACACTTTGAAGCAATTGAATGCCATGCAGTTGTAGatcataaaataaatcgtttaTTACGTtagtgtgttttattttttattttttaattgcggCAAAACTATTTGGAAATCTCGAACTATTTTGGCTTAAACCTATgtgaaaatgagccgctgaattcaatggaacaaaccgcattgctctacgacttttagttttcgaattatgaatttttttgttgaataaaatttcccactataagaaatacttatcttaattttttgcaaaaaattataaaactttagatctcgttaaatgttgctataatacagaaaatgagccgctgaattcaatggaacaaaccgcatttctctacgacttttagtttttgagttatgaattttttcatgaataacccggcgcatccaccaattttaaaattaacatattttttaaaaaatttctcgaGTAAGCTAGTGTTGTGAAAAGGTTGGTATTCTAAGCAATTTGAGCAgcagaattcactggaacaaaccgttttgttctacgactcttagttttctagttatgaatttttttgttgaataaaattttccaccatAAGAAACAcctgtcttaatttttaacaaaaaattttaaaaccttagatctcgttaaatgttggtataatacagaaaatgagctgctgaattcaatagaataacccgcattgctctacgatttttagttttcgagttatgaatttttttgttgaataaaattttccactataagaaatacctatcttaatttttagcaaaaaattttaaaaccttagatctcgttaaatgttggtataatacagaaaatgagctgctgaattcaatagaataacccgcattgctctacgatttttagttttcgagttatgaatttttttgttgaataaaattttccaccatAAGAAATAcctgtcttaatttttaacaaaaaatttaaaaacctttGATCTTgttaaatgttggtataatacacAAAATGAGCCggtgaattcaatggaacaaaccgcattgctcttcGACttctagtttttaagttacgaatttttaatgaataacccggcgcatccaccaattttaaaattaaaatattttttaaaaaatttctcgaGTAAGCTAGTGTTGTGAAAAGGCTGGTATTCTAAGCAATTTGAGCAgcagaattcactggaacaaaccgttttgttctacgactcttagttttcgagttatgaatttttttgttgaataaaattttccactataagaaatacttatcttaatttttagcaaaaaattgtaaaactctagatctcgttaaatgttggtataatacagaaaatgagctgCTGAATTcagtggaacaaaccgcatttctctacgacttttagtttatgagttatgaattttttaatgaataacccggcgcatccaaaaattttaaaaataaaatatttttta
This window harbors:
- the LOC657150 gene encoding tRNA (guanine(37)-N1)-methyltransferase — translated: MTTVPNLKPPAQVAGLTTLDKNLFKKNITVPCLILKNVKISSVLPFVKNYLLKIENFKPVCNVTTGESHVYFNPEIIGAFSDLPPETQKLLNDLCVQLELKPLTLNYENFSIEGVFRAVLPPNVEGMSSFTKVGHIVHVNLREHLVPFKDIIGQVLFDKVPNCRTVVNKVGSIDNTYRNFQMEVLRGENDTQTHVRENKCVFEFDFAKVYWNSRLCTEHERIVNMIESGDVVFDVFAGVGPFSVPLARKKCQVFANDLNPESFKWLNHNFKINKVGENYFKSYNKDGREFILGEVKELLPKFSAKNVFILMNLPALAVDFLTTFVDLFSNDELPEFGKHPVVVVYCFAKGEDFINIAKKSLCEKIGRNVEEKITDVFRVRTVSSLKEMMRITFKLDREILVKNYVRKRKNSCVGVESKKLCDGEKQEEAQ